In Synechococcus sp. UW69, a single genomic region encodes these proteins:
- a CDS encoding CIA30 family protein, with product MQPPASEQILFQGSDFADWASLNDTIMGGRSRAGCHVSPEGLVLEGDLVETGGGFVSCRSPRLQPPLDLSPFSALQLDVEGEGRTLKIAIGCRDGAMGLTELIPGGLRWVVDAVTDPDGVTRVVVPFTELRPTVRAKPVGLPLRFDPSGITRIQVLHSKFGDAGDLNPGFRPGSIRMLIRSIRALP from the coding sequence ATGCAGCCGCCGGCCTCTGAACAGATTCTTTTCCAGGGCAGCGATTTCGCTGACTGGGCCAGCCTCAATGACACCATCATGGGCGGCCGATCCCGTGCGGGTTGTCATGTTTCCCCAGAAGGACTCGTTCTGGAGGGAGATTTGGTGGAAACCGGTGGCGGTTTTGTCAGCTGTCGCTCGCCCCGCCTCCAACCCCCGCTCGACCTTTCTCCTTTCTCCGCTCTGCAGCTGGATGTGGAGGGGGAGGGTCGAACGCTGAAGATTGCCATCGGTTGCCGGGATGGGGCCATGGGACTCACCGAATTGATTCCTGGTGGTCTGCGCTGGGTGGTTGATGCAGTAACTGATCCCGATGGGGTGACCCGCGTGGTGGTGCCTTTTACTGAGCTCAGGCCCACGGTGCGTGCCAAGCCAGTTGGTTTGCCGTTGCGCTTCGATCCCAGTGGCATCACGCGCATTCAGGTGCTGCACTCCAAGTTCGGCGATGCGGGCGATCTCAATCCAGGCTTTCGCCCCGGCTCCATACGAATGCTGATTCGATCCATCCGCGCCTTGCCCTGA
- the pgl gene encoding 6-phosphogluconolactonase, with translation MTNYRVERARDPQDLARRAAETIAAQIDLALDQRDRCQIALSGGSTPASAYSLLGQERLPWDRVDVVLGDERWVAAEDESSNAGMLRRTLLAPGPGASSSFHPVPTVELESPEASAHAFAEQVSRLCSGVPPVFDVMLLGLGDDGHTASLFPGTDAPTVVDRWTTIGRGKGLDRITLTAPVLSAARQVIFLVSGAGKQEALRRLLDPSESADRTPARLVQPASDVLILADQDAAAGL, from the coding sequence ATGACGAACTACCGCGTCGAGCGGGCGAGGGATCCCCAGGACCTTGCCCGCCGGGCTGCCGAAACAATCGCTGCCCAGATCGATCTTGCCTTGGATCAAAGAGACCGATGCCAGATCGCACTCTCTGGTGGCAGTACCCCTGCCAGTGCCTATTCACTGCTTGGTCAGGAGAGGCTGCCCTGGGATCGGGTGGATGTGGTGCTGGGTGACGAGCGTTGGGTTGCTGCTGAGGATGAATCCAGCAACGCGGGCATGTTGCGCCGCACCCTGCTCGCCCCTGGGCCTGGAGCTTCTTCCTCCTTCCACCCTGTGCCCACGGTGGAACTTGAGAGCCCGGAGGCCAGCGCTCACGCTTTTGCTGAACAGGTCTCTCGCCTTTGTTCGGGTGTCCCTCCCGTGTTTGATGTGATGCTGCTTGGGCTGGGCGACGACGGTCACACCGCCTCCCTTTTTCCCGGTACGGATGCTCCAACGGTTGTGGATCGCTGGACAACCATTGGTCGTGGCAAGGGGTTAGATCGGATCACCTTGACGGCTCCTGTGCTCAGTGCCGCCCGACAAGTGATTTTTCTGGTGAGTGGGGCCGGCAAGCAAGAAGCCCTGCGGCGCCTGCTGGATCCTTCTGAGTCCGCCGATCGCACTCCCGCACGCTTGGTTCAGCCTGCTAGTGATGTGCTGATCCTTGCTGATCAGGATGCAGCCGCCGGCCTCTGA
- the gndA gene encoding NADP-dependent phosphogluconate dehydrogenase produces MSKSHFGLIGLGVMGENLVLNAERNGFSSVVYNRTYAKTEDFLNGRGREKNIQGATDLEDFVGKLERPRRILMMVKAGPAVDAVVDQLSPYLEEGDLLIDGGNSDYHDTERRVKQLESKSFGFIGMGVSGGAKGALEGPSMMPGGTKASYEAIESLVNKMAAQVEDGPCVTYIGPGGSGHLVKTVHNGIEYGIEQILAEGYDLMKRVKGMTGVQMADVLGQWNATEELSSYLVEITEVCLRTKDPEDGTDLVEKITDQAGQKGTGLWTVVTALQMGASVPTIYASLNARVMSSMRPQRMAAESILKGPAIKDFDLGTPDNAMSPLMDATVLSCIASYAQGMELLRIASQDLDYELHMPSIAQIWKGGCIIRARLLKRIQDAFDADPQLPNLMVDPWFAEQINRRLPGLAKVVAGAAEAGIPVPCFSSTLDYINSYRSGRLPQNLVQAMRDCFGSHTYQRVDKEGTFHTEWLS; encoded by the coding sequence ATGTCCAAGTCTCACTTCGGCCTCATCGGTCTCGGCGTGATGGGGGAAAACCTCGTCCTCAATGCGGAGCGCAATGGCTTCTCCAGCGTTGTCTACAACCGCACCTATGCGAAGACTGAAGACTTCCTGAATGGGCGCGGCAGGGAGAAGAACATCCAGGGCGCCACTGATCTTGAAGACTTCGTCGGCAAACTTGAACGCCCCCGCCGGATTTTGATGATGGTGAAGGCGGGCCCCGCAGTTGATGCTGTGGTGGATCAGCTTTCTCCCTATTTGGAAGAAGGAGATCTGCTGATTGATGGTGGTAACTCCGATTATCACGACACCGAACGCCGGGTGAAGCAGCTCGAAAGCAAGAGTTTTGGCTTCATCGGCATGGGTGTCTCCGGTGGTGCAAAAGGCGCCTTGGAGGGGCCAAGCATGATGCCCGGGGGGACGAAAGCCTCCTATGAGGCCATCGAGAGCCTCGTGAACAAGATGGCGGCACAGGTCGAGGATGGCCCCTGTGTCACCTACATCGGCCCCGGTGGATCAGGTCATCTGGTCAAGACGGTCCACAACGGCATCGAGTACGGCATCGAGCAGATCCTGGCCGAGGGCTACGACCTGATGAAGCGGGTCAAGGGAATGACCGGTGTGCAGATGGCTGATGTTCTCGGTCAGTGGAATGCCACTGAGGAGCTGTCGTCCTACCTGGTGGAGATCACGGAGGTGTGTCTGCGCACCAAGGATCCTGAAGATGGAACCGATCTGGTCGAGAAGATCACGGATCAGGCTGGCCAGAAGGGTACGGGCCTCTGGACTGTGGTGACTGCACTGCAGATGGGTGCTTCGGTTCCCACCATCTATGCATCGCTCAATGCGCGTGTGATGAGCTCCATGAGGCCCCAACGGATGGCGGCTGAATCCATCCTCAAGGGTCCCGCAATCAAGGACTTTGATCTGGGGACACCTGACAATGCCATGTCTCCGTTGATGGATGCCACGGTGCTGAGCTGCATCGCCAGTTATGCCCAGGGCATGGAACTGCTACGCATTGCGTCCCAGGATCTCGACTATGAGCTCCACATGCCTTCCATCGCTCAGATCTGGAAAGGCGGCTGCATCATTCGCGCGCGCCTGCTCAAGCGGATTCAGGATGCCTTTGACGCTGATCCCCAACTGCCCAACCTGATGGTGGATCCTTGGTTCGCCGAGCAGATCAACCGCCGTCTCCCCGGCCTGGCCAAGGTGGTTGCCGGTGCTGCCGAAGCTGGCATTCCGGTTCCCTGCTTCAGCAGCACCCTCGACTACATCAACAGCTACCGCTCAGGTCGCCTTCCCCAGAACCTGGTTCAGGCGATGCGCGACTGTTTCGGGTCCCACACCTATCAACGGGTCGACAAGGAGGGAACGTTCCACACCGAATGGCTCAGCTGA
- a CDS encoding glucose-1-phosphate adenylyltransferase: protein MKRVLAIILGGGAGTRLYPLTKMRAKPAVPLAGKYRLIDIPISNCINSDINKMYVMTQFNSASLNRHLSQTYNLSNTFGGGFVEVLAAQQTPDSPSWFGGTADAVRKYQWLFQEWDVDEYLILSGDQLYRMDYSRFIEHHRRTGAALTVAALPVDSKQAEAFGLMRTDENGTIKEFREKPKGDSLVEMAVDTSRFGLSADSAKERPYLASMGIYVFSRQTLFDLLDKHPGHKDFGKEVIPEALARGDNLQSYVFDDYWEDIGTIGAFYEANLALTQQPKPPFSFYDEKFPIYTRPRYLPPSKLVDAQITNSIVGEGSILKSCSIHHCVLGVRSRIESDVVLQDTLVMGSDFFESSEERALLQERGGIPLGVGKGTTVKRAILDKNTRIGSGVSIINKDNVEEADRSDQGFYIRNGIVVVQKNATIPDGTVI, encoded by the coding sequence ATGAAGCGTGTTTTGGCCATCATTCTGGGCGGAGGTGCCGGTACGCGCCTGTATCCGCTCACCAAAATGCGCGCTAAGCCGGCTGTCCCTTTGGCTGGTAAATATCGTCTGATTGATATCCCTATCAGTAACTGCATCAATTCCGACATCAACAAGATGTACGTGATGACGCAGTTCAATAGTGCGTCGCTCAACCGTCATCTGAGCCAGACCTACAACCTCAGTAATACCTTTGGTGGAGGTTTCGTTGAGGTGCTCGCGGCCCAGCAGACGCCCGACAGCCCCTCTTGGTTTGGTGGCACGGCCGATGCTGTACGCAAATACCAATGGCTCTTTCAGGAGTGGGATGTTGATGAATATCTGATCCTCTCCGGTGACCAGCTGTACCGGATGGATTACAGCCGCTTCATCGAGCATCACCGCCGCACAGGCGCGGCCCTCACTGTTGCCGCTCTTCCTGTTGATTCCAAGCAGGCTGAAGCCTTTGGCCTGATGCGCACGGATGAAAACGGCACCATCAAGGAGTTCCGTGAGAAGCCAAAGGGGGATTCACTCGTCGAGATGGCTGTTGATACCTCACGCTTCGGTCTGAGTGCTGACTCCGCGAAGGAGAGGCCGTATCTGGCATCGATGGGCATTTACGTCTTCAGCCGTCAAACCCTGTTTGACTTGCTCGACAAGCATCCCGGCCACAAGGATTTCGGCAAGGAAGTCATTCCTGAGGCTCTCGCGAGGGGCGACAATCTTCAGAGTTATGTGTTTGACGATTACTGGGAAGATATCGGCACCATCGGTGCCTTTTATGAAGCGAATCTGGCGCTAACGCAACAACCGAAGCCTCCCTTCAGCTTTTACGACGAGAAGTTCCCCATCTACACCCGTCCCCGTTATTTGCCCCCCAGCAAACTTGTGGACGCTCAGATCACCAATTCGATCGTTGGAGAGGGTTCAATTTTGAAGTCCTGCAGCATCCACCACTGTGTTCTTGGTGTGCGCAGCCGGATCGAAAGTGACGTCGTCCTTCAGGACACCCTGGTGATGGGCTCTGATTTCTTCGAATCGAGTGAAGAGCGCGCTCTTCTTCAGGAACGCGGTGGCATCCCACTTGGTGTGGGTAAGGGCACCACTGTGAAACGAGCCATCCTCGATAAGAACACTCGCATCGGTTCGGGTGTCTCGATCATCAACAAGGACAACGTCGAGGAAGCGGATCGTTCGGATCAGGGCTTCTACATCCGCAACGGCATTGTGGTTGTTCAGAAAAACGCCACCATTCCCGATGGCACGGTGATCTGA